One Thomasclavelia spiroformis DSM 1552 DNA window includes the following coding sequences:
- a CDS encoding helix-turn-helix domain-containing protein — MIDKDLAARLKSYRNFKHLTQKEVAKYLKVPHSAISDIENGKRDITVGELKIFSNLYGRSVEEIMSGKKYDYYNIANIARLLTELPDEDLKEVMFIIEYKRKRNEEREK, encoded by the coding sequence ATGATAGATAAAGATTTGGCAGCAAGATTAAAATCCTATCGAAATTTTAAACATCTTACGCAAAAAGAAGTAGCAAAATATTTAAAAGTACCACATTCTGCTATCTCAGATATCGAAAATGGTAAACGTGATATCACAGTAGGGGAGCTTAAAATATTTTCTAATTTATACGGGCGCAGTGTTGAAGAGATTATGAGCGGAAAAAAGTATGATTATTATAATATTGCTAATATTGCTCGACTTTTAACAGAATTACCAGATGAGGATTTGAAGGAAGTTATGTTTATAATTGAATATAAGCGTAAACGAAATGAAGAAAGAGAAAAATAG
- a CDS encoding PTS sugar transporter subunit IIB yields the protein MKTILLVCSAGMSTSLLVTKMESAAKEAGVDCKIFALPFSDAPRVLEEVDCILLGPQVRFQKAAIEKLAAGRKAGPVPVDIIDMRDYGTMNGKAVFDAAMKMIG from the coding sequence ATGAAGACTATTTTATTAGTGTGCTCAGCTGGTATGTCAACTAGCTTGTTGGTAACAAAGATGGAGAGTGCAGCTAAAGAAGCAGGAGTTGATTGTAAAATTTTTGCATTGCCTTTTTCTGATGCCCCTAGAGTATTAGAAGAAGTAGATTGTATTTTATTAGGACCTCAAGTTCGTTTTCAAAAAGCTGCAATTGAAAAATTAGCTGCTGGACGTAAAGCTGGACCTGTTCCTGTTGATATTATTGACATGAGAGATTATGGAACAATGAATGGAAAAGCTGTTTTTGATGCAGCAATGAAGATGATTGGTTAA